The following coding sequences lie in one Caproicibacterium argilliputei genomic window:
- a CDS encoding alpha/beta hydrolase has translation MALLECNFVSYSLEHGVNITVTLPTLSSCDFADNPCHTPRAKYPVLYLLHGKGNDYQSWLRYTGIGRLAEEQQIAVVTFSCGNRFYLNCPNHENYFDFLEQELPEFVSGNFPISDRPEDRYLAGLSMGGYGTLIHALSCPAQYAAFGAFSSPVRTVTASQEISGAPDVLALLDGLQKAGGKMPQAYLACGTEDSLFADNRELEEAFASRGVPHVWHAVPGYAHEWRFWDMEIVRFLDWLKKEVRTDAYAPLPLHKI, from the coding sequence ATGGCATTATTAGAGTGCAATTTTGTGTCTTATTCTTTGGAACACGGTGTGAACATCACCGTAACGCTGCCCACACTGAGTTCCTGTGACTTTGCGGACAATCCGTGTCACACGCCGCGCGCAAAGTATCCGGTTTTGTACCTGCTGCATGGCAAAGGGAACGACTATCAGTCGTGGCTGCGCTACACGGGCATCGGCCGTCTGGCGGAAGAACAGCAGATTGCTGTTGTGACTTTTTCCTGCGGCAATCGGTTTTACCTCAATTGCCCGAACCACGAAAACTATTTTGACTTTTTGGAGCAGGAACTGCCGGAGTTTGTCAGCGGAAACTTCCCGATTTCAGATCGTCCGGAGGACCGCTACCTTGCCGGTCTTTCCATGGGCGGCTACGGCACACTGATTCACGCGCTCAGCTGTCCGGCACAGTATGCGGCGTTCGGCGCGTTTTCTTCGCCAGTTCGCACGGTGACGGCATCACAGGAGATTTCCGGCGCGCCGGATGTGCTTGCCCTGCTGGATGGACTGCAGAAAGCCGGCGGGAAGATGCCGCAGGCGTATCTGGCGTGCGGCACGGAGGATTCGCTGTTTGCGGATAATCGGGAACTGGAAGAAGCCTTTGCCAGTCGAGGGGTGCCACACGTTTGGCACGCGGTGCCGGGTTATGCGCATGAGTGGCGTTTTTGGGATATGGAAATCGTGCGCTTTTTGGACTGGCTGAAAAAAGAGGTGCGCACGGATGCCTATGCGCCGCTTCCGCTGCACAAGATTTGA
- a CDS encoding carbohydrate kinase family protein, translated as MFDITAVGELLIDFTPAGSNEAGNALFARNPGGAPANVLAAAGRLGCRTAFIGKVGADGFGRFLKATLEQNQICTENLVFSSQVHTTLAFVQLDAHGDRSFAFYRNPGADILLKPEEVKPELLRNTGVLHFGSVSLTDEPSRSATLYAVKTAKEAGAVISYDPNYRAPLWKSEQEAKEQMGAALPLADLVKLSEEEMEMLTGEQDLLTGARRIQALGVTLVLVTLGPKGAFYLLGDAFGTLPTYDVKTVDTNGAGDTFFGAVLFRLKGKALQEIRALPVSELEEIVSFANAAGSMATVKSGAIPAMPTLEEVERCRQTVPLLQANF; from the coding sequence ATGTTTGACATCACAGCAGTGGGCGAACTTCTGATTGATTTTACACCGGCAGGCAGCAATGAGGCCGGCAATGCGCTGTTTGCGAGAAATCCGGGTGGCGCACCCGCCAATGTGCTGGCGGCGGCAGGCCGCTTGGGCTGTCGGACTGCCTTTATCGGTAAGGTTGGGGCGGACGGATTCGGCCGATTTTTAAAAGCAACGCTGGAGCAGAACCAAATCTGTACCGAGAATCTGGTGTTCAGTTCCCAGGTACACACAACGCTTGCGTTTGTGCAGCTGGATGCGCACGGCGACCGTTCCTTCGCGTTTTACCGGAACCCGGGCGCAGATATTCTTCTGAAACCGGAAGAAGTTAAGCCGGAGTTGCTGCGCAACACCGGCGTGCTGCATTTCGGTTCCGTTTCGCTAACCGATGAGCCAAGCCGCTCCGCAACGCTGTATGCGGTGAAAACCGCAAAGGAAGCCGGTGCGGTCATCAGCTATGATCCGAATTACCGCGCGCCGCTTTGGAAAAGCGAGCAGGAAGCCAAAGAGCAGATGGGCGCGGCGCTGCCGCTTGCCGATTTAGTGAAGCTTTCCGAGGAGGAAATGGAGATGCTGACCGGCGAGCAGGATCTTTTGACGGGTGCACGCCGGATTCAGGCGCTGGGCGTGACGCTGGTTCTGGTCACACTGGGGCCGAAGGGCGCCTTTTATTTGCTGGGAGATGCTTTTGGCACATTGCCGACTTACGATGTGAAAACAGTGGATACCAACGGTGCGGGCGACACCTTCTTTGGGGCGGTGCTTTTCCGCCTGAAGGGCAAAGCCTTGCAGGAAATCCGGGCATTGCCGGTTTCAGAGTTGGAGGAAATCGTTTCATTTGCAAATGCGGCCGGTTCTATGGCAACGGTCAAGAGCGGCGCTATTCCGGCAATGCCGACCTTGGAAGAAGTTGAGCGCTGCCGCCAAACGGTTCCGCTGCTGCAGGCAAATTTCTGA
- a CDS encoding NADPH-dependent FMN reductase, with translation MKEKSIGVFVGSLRKASYNRAVAKYLETLAPENFKMREIDLSGLTMFNQDFDDEGTTPAAWTKFRSEVKALDGCLFVTPEYNRSFPAVLKNALDIASRPYGQNVWDGKPAGIISVSPGGMGGFGANQQLRQPLSFLNLQLLQQPEVYLGHANAFLDENGQITNDSTKAFLQQYLNAFVDWVTFLSEKH, from the coding sequence GTCGGAAGTTTAAGAAAGGCATCTTATAACCGCGCGGTCGCAAAGTACCTGGAAACTCTGGCGCCGGAAAATTTTAAAATGCGGGAAATTGACCTTTCCGGGCTGACCATGTTCAACCAGGACTTTGACGACGAGGGCACCACGCCTGCCGCCTGGACAAAGTTCCGTAGCGAAGTAAAAGCACTGGACGGCTGCCTGTTTGTCACGCCGGAGTACAACCGTTCCTTTCCCGCCGTGCTGAAAAACGCACTGGACATTGCCTCCCGCCCCTACGGTCAAAACGTATGGGATGGCAAGCCTGCCGGCATCATCAGCGTATCGCCCGGCGGCATGGGTGGCTTCGGGGCGAACCAGCAGCTGCGCCAGCCCCTTTCCTTCCTGAACCTCCAGCTTTTGCAGCAACCGGAAGTATACCTGGGTCACGCAAACGCTTTTTTGGATGAAAACGGTCAGATTACAAATGATTCTACCAAAGCTTTTTTGCAGCAGTACCTGAATGCTTTTGTTGACTGGGTAACGTTCCTTTCTGAAAAACACTAA